The Diabrotica undecimpunctata isolate CICGRU chromosome 3, icDiaUnde3, whole genome shotgun sequence genome includes the window TCTTCCAAATGTTTTGTCCATCTCTAATTCCGTCGACAATTTTCCTTAAAACTTTCCTCTCCAGATATTGAGCATATTTTCCTGAATTTTGTTAATAACCCAGATTTCGCTACCAATAAGGACTGTGTGATGGATCACTGTTCGTTAAAAAGTCAACTTCGCCGCCCTTAAAATGTTTTTTGCTCACCCTCATTATTACTTGTAACACTCATTAGTTGCTTGTTCACGTTAGCATTTAGCCTATgtccatatactttgttttctGCTCGTTAATTTGTAGACTATATTGTTTTGCACTTTCTTCAAATAATTTGAATATTCACAGTAATTCTGTCTCAAAGTGGATTTGACAGAAGATTTGACAGTTGAAACGACAGCTAACAGTTACTGATAAAAAGAAGAATTTACAGTCGACGCAAAGCGGAATATTTGataattaaaatgacagctaacggTTGCTGATAAGAAGAAGAACTGACAAATCGAAAAAAAGAAGACTTGACACATGGCTCGACGCAAAGAAGaagatttgaaaattaaaattaaaatgacagcCACGAAATTAAAAATTGACGGGTCTCCTTGTGTCAACCTTAGACAAGAAAAGAGaggggacgcgtaatcgtatggaattgactgaagcctaaagcggcaccagaaaggttgccaggtcatattttatttcttcggtAGATTGAGTATAGTGGATATAATGgaataaattttttgcaaaatttataattgaacacaGACATAATGATcattttttgaacatgattttatcattacatattttttattagatcgatatagtgtttcagtaaatcagtaaattgaagttaaAATCCGGGGATCTACTGACTGGTAACTatgcgagaggtagtaatgggcaacgtacagGCATCAAAACATGGCagtcacatcgaaactggcttcacttttcgaaAGTTTATTAAATGAGCGTTACCTgccctctctctttccttgtctaagcatTAACTCTTTTTTGGCTTCAAAAATTTCCGTCAGAGTTCCttctccttttcttcttcttaagatGCCGTCTTCTTTTGAAGTTTGGTGTTCATCATGATTACCTGAACTCTATTCACTGCTGCTTTTAAAAGCTGATTAGAATAGCAAATAAACTACTCTCTAAAATTGCGCAGTCCTAACATGCGTCTTACAGTGCTACggtttcctaaaatctttccCTGCAAAACATAAACTCATCTTTATTAGAcgcaaataaaaatgttatttctCATAACTGTTTTTAACTCATTTAAACATACTTGGAATTATGGTAATACTAACACCCAGTGATCTATTTATAAGACGGGCCAAAGGTTAGAAAtgcaaatatataaaaccatttcATAAATATTTCCATATAAAGAATAATATTACTGATAATTatgtataattaaaattttaaaattagagaAAAAGATAATTTAGGCATTAATGGGTTAGTTTAGTAAGCACATGTATATAATTGTCTTTATTTAACAACTTTAATACTCCAACAGGTCTTCGAGACCGGGAGTCTTTcgtttttcattttgtttgagTGCATATAGTACCTTTACATATATTATCATTGGTTTGCTGTCTGGTTCTTCTGATATTGTTGGACAGACTCTTTTATCGGATTGTCGGATTTTTACCATCTCAGGAGGCTCGCTACACGACATTCTCGGTCAAAAGTAAGCCTtgaactaaaataaaaattaaaacatttaaatattctaCAGTAAGTAATAAGTTAAACAGAAAGACTGGTAGATTTGTAGCATTTTAAATCACCTTGTATaggttaaaacaccgaaaaagtatttttaatcctttttcAACGCTGGAATtgataataaacatattttaaagtttgtttaatgGGTTATTATATACATATGCGTATTTTTTCGGTATTTCTTTTGATCGTTTCTGTTTAATATTGCGCgttaaataaatatctacttggATTGATGGGAACGTTATACGGAGAGGCGAATGATTTTTAAGGATTATGAAGTTACTCTTGCTGGAGCCATTGTCAAAGGCAGATGGTTTTGGTGTTGGTTCAAATTTTTCGTCAAATTTGTAATGGGTTTTCGTTTTTCGTTTTATGTTATGGAAAATATGTAGTTTGATGAGCAGTTAATAGTTAGagtttaagtgaggtttggaAGAAATATTATTGAGAGCAGACGCGGTGTGCTTAGTTTGAAGGAACTGTGTCATTTTTGGCAAGAGTAGTCACTCTTTTGTTTCGACCCGTCTCTCATCTGAGcaatttgtaaaacggcgttttcAGCAAATTTGAAGGATAACCACATAGTTCAATTGTGTCCAGTTGCGTTCAAGTTGTGTTCCagtttttaagaagccgagtttTCAAAGTTTGCGTCCAGTGCCCAGCTTCCAGCCTCATTTTGTTTCTCCAAAGCCATTCCAGGCTATTTCGCAGTGTGAGATGCAGTTTTTTGCGGGGCAGTGAATCTCCAGTTCCAACCCcagaatttttaaagaaaaaaaacatttagtgaaattcaggtaacctttttgttgaatttttaatgaaaaaatagaCATTTGACATAAATAATTGCTTTCTTGACAAGTTGAGAAATTTGTAATAAGTAAGATTATAAATGAAAGGGTGTGGCCTAGCTGTCATATTAGTTATTCtcggttttaaaatttaatattgacatctgacagctagcttaatttttttaacagttGATACATACCTAATCATAATTGAGATCTGGCTttgtttgtgttttttaaaaaagtgttaacTTCTATGCAtgtttcatttgaaaagatatttttcatttgtaataatttatttctgctacaaaatgtCGCCCATTAACGATTGTAAGTTCtggtagtatctccaacttctagagtttgtaaacccatagtaacatagtaagtttgttttttactattttgtactttattattactatttatattgtatgtaactgtttgtggtgaaataacaataaatattaatttttttccctaaaccaatttatttatttcttttaaaaaagtttctaaccccttttttatatttttagaaagaAAGAGCCTTTCTTTCATCCATCAGGAAGATTCTTCTAAGCGGCGTCCATTTCAAATAGCTTAAGAACATTCTTGTATTTTGTatgtccaggagattcatgtaagtactcCTTTTGCTTCATTTTTGTAGTTATCCCAGTTTCCGTCCATTTGTCATTCACTTATCTGCGGCTCCGCTCTCCAAAAAAaccctgagtagccgttcgcaaacgtttcggtttgttttgcttaccctatctccaccccaatcatttctgtccccaattttcaaccccttatagtaGGACCCtttgtggtaggcaaaataatcgttacagaTTCGATTCAATAACTTATTTATAGAACATCTACTAGAACTAAATTCcacataaaatatattacaattattaattataaattattttccagAACGGAGGCCTTAATACCGATGGTTTTGGAATACATTCAGGAAGAAATATAATCATACAAGATTCTGTTGTAATGAATCAAGACGATTGCGTAGTTGTCAATTCTGGTACTAATATGATATTTAGAAATTTGCAATGTTATGGTACTCATGGTCTGAGTTTTTCCGTTGGTAGTACAACCGAAGAAAATGCAGAGGCCGGCATCGttcaaaatattacatttttggaCTCTCTTGTTGCAAATGGATTGTATGGAATACATATAAAAACGAAGAAGGGATCTGGGATGATCAGAGACGTTATCTATGAAAATATTCAAGTATTAGGTAACAAAATATCCATATTACGCGTGGACAAATATCGTTTTCTTCCGATATGACCAATGTAAAAGGCTTAAAATCTCTGAACACTCATCGTTTTCTACCGATTTGAAGAAATGGTGCTACACTATTTGTTAAAATCTACAAGACGACATATTTACCTAAATTTCACCCATTTAGTGGCATACACGGTTTTCTCATTTAACTCTTTATACGAATTTGGAACTTAgttcgatttttatttgtttatagtcAATTTTTCGCGCTTGCTTTAGTCCAAGATAATTATATTGTACATATCATTTCCATTCACGGCTTTTGTACTTGCATTTAGATATTTTAGCCTTTTGTATTATCGAATAACACGTTCACTGCCGGTGTAAAATTTGAATGGACCCTCGGGTGCCGTTAgcatatttttagtattttagttttttttgtgtaataCTTTTTTAATTGAATAGTATCTAGTTGATAATTTAAGTATTACTATAAAACAACGTCATCGCTTATATGTGGCGTGGTCGGCACTGAACATAGAATTGCATGTTAGGTGCCGACTACGCCACAGTGGTGTTTGAGTGACTTAAGTGGTGTATTTTAGGGAAGAATAATTTAAGTCAGACAgaaatgtttaattaaaaataaaacagttaaacaaaacaaaatttgaaaataaaaactaaacattCTAAAACAAAGGTTTAAACATAATTCTGGTTGACCAACGCATAGATTACAAAAGTAAGGAGTCATCTATCTCTTGTTTTGAGTTTTACACACTCTACAGTATTTTCTTCGAGCCAGTTTATGGTCATCCGTTCGTTCAAATTTTGACGGCATATAATGTGATTCATTTgcttttatagtttttttgggACAATTTTTAGTTTGGGCTCCCTCCAAAAGGTACTCAATAATGGTCAAACGAAAAtcatataaattttttctttGGCCAGAATACGCATTGAATAAAAAATGAGAATTTATGATTACTTGAAAAAAGTggctaaatattttttttgtaccaCCGTAAGCTTTTACGCTCACATAGGTTGTAAGCCAACATTTAATCTTTATGATCTACAcccgatatatttttattatattgtgcAATGGCCTCAGGCTTTTCTTTTGCAATACCTCTTCTGTTCGAAACCGTCACGAAATCACCAGAATActctgtaataataaataaaacatccCTTTTATCACGCCACTTTTCCATAAGAACACCAGAATTGTTATTACACTTTAGAATTATTTCATCTCTCTTGAGTTTAGGACTCGGAGAATACGGATTCGGGCTcgtttctaggagaatatcaggcatgattcaggcgtggacgtttaaccattaaccagatctttacactacgacagatcctcgaaaaagcgcaagagtttaacatatatatatatatatatatatatatatatatatatatgtatcatatttttgtcgattttaaagcggcatatgacagtgtcttaagaccaagtctttacaacgctatgaatgagttaggaattccaaaaaaactcataaaACTCTTAATTTTAAAATAGTGAAATAGGTATTTATTTACCAACTAATCACTATTCTTTTTATACAGGAATCACAGAAGATGGTATTTACATTAATCAAGATTATGAAGACACAGGAAATTATTCTCGAgaatttcaaatacaaaatctCAAAATTTCGAACGTATATGGCTCTGTTCAAGGATTACTGACGAGACCTATTCATGTTGTTTGTAATGAAAATAAGTGTTCAAACTGGAGTTggtcaaatattaatattttggGAACTGGAAAGAGCTACTGCAACTATATACCAGAAGGATTTAAATGCTAGCAATAATAACATAGACATTATCAACAAATTCTCTTTCAGGTATCTTTTGATTatgatttaaatattaaataaaaatttcatttactaTTATGTTTCGAGGCTATTGATTCTCTTTACAGTAAGTATCAAATTATCGTATTTGTACATTCATACCTTCAATAAGGATCACTGGCGGGGAATGCTTAACCCTGAAGTACTAATACACTATTTCATAGACGGTACCACTATGTTGGATGAAGAATATCTTTTTACCCCATCAATTCTCAGCGTCAGCTGTTCATGTAATTTCAGTGTCTTTACAGATGCATATGGACTAAATAaatacaagaactctttgatgataataggtccaaACAGCCTCCGTCCTATATATGTAATAACCACTGGCCAATCACAtcagaatctcatggttgcgtaacttgagggaatggtacggaatggtacggatgcacatcaatcgaaatattcagagcagcagcatctaagatcagaatagccatgatcaTTGCCAACCTCtgtcgcggagatggcacatgaagaagagaagaatcacatcagatgaagtggaaaaagcaatatcacaactaaaagatggcaaagctcctagacctgacaatgcatatgctgaactcgtactcaacgactaacaaaaatattcaatgacatatatatatatatatatatatatatatatatatatatatatatatatatatatatcgagaaaaggagtacgaccgtcaatccaatataaactaaggtacactcgaagagtggtgggtttttcggtcaaagtggagaaataaaagacaaagacgatggctacttcatctatttattgaagacgtttcgctttctgctcagaaagcatcatcagttcatctaaaaagaacaatatgaaaccaaacatccatagagaagttataaccaaagtgtgttaccttacaaagacatgtagcagtcagtgatgttaaaaatatgaacaaGCTTACAAAGCaaggacattcagagttaacgttgtatataacaattaaattgaaactaggtaaagtttgcaatttgacaaatttagcacagcaaaagaacatgtgataaaaatacatgtatatataaaaaaaattttataaaaacttagtaaaaaacattaaggtttattttaaagtgtaaagaactagaaagatcattagattgcacttccaacaaatttatttaaaaattatattttaattttaactttaggtaacattataagttattaaagattaatagtaataaagaaaaaaatgaagttaccagtctttagcttactgaggctcgttggtaaatgaatttaaaggttTGACGCAAaacaacgtgagtagaagtggccttgaagtcacaatgacataaacagcaaggcaagctaccaacctctatgtattaaggcggtatattcaaagaatgtgataaatttggttgacaacttgtcgttaaaaaaccaagcagtgaaaggaaaaggtggttaagatcaccatttaaccctacagtgattgatctgtcaacaaagaacaaagcaagagaagtcaatccaatatatcatatattataatattatgacgtcactagttagccagctaacaggtgaagattaataaaaatttccacagtccaaaggttcaaacattaaggaccgtaatgaaaaggattctatgaatcagattcaatttaaagttttatcaaacaagttcatcaaaaagaacaattacttgattatgtaaaagtgatattgacaaatattaataaaaagtaagttgataaatcttaattaaagaaggaataatttatttatattttatttttatttttatttaaatttattataagaaaatgtgataaagaaaaccccaaaatgggacaaaatttaagtaaacaacatatcaagcctaattctgtaaaattaatgcatgataaatttggctcaaattactaatgtccgttctcttattaagagtattaggatgttttaatattgcacacatttctaaaaactgtcttttaacgagattgcgttcagtgccaagaattttaacttcattaaagtttacttcatgcttagtgttaatggcatgttgggcaagagcacaagtatgcttagataaattgatatcactgcggtgtgtcgtaagacgccctctcagtgatctc containing:
- the LOC140435560 gene encoding polygalacturonase-like, coding for MFFVYNILALLIVVSTTASDICTISTYEQVDEAVSSCEDIVISNLTVPSGKTLNLNLKERSTVTFDGVITFEVSFRTGFLVSITGENVLVQGAPGSILNGQGEKYWDGFGDNGVVKPKFFRVATTGGSIFRNIYLLNCPHFCVGVYATDVTLTGWTIDVLAGNTNGGLNTDGFGIHSGRNIIIQDSVVMNQDDCVVVNSGTNMIFRNLQCYGTHGLSFSVGSTTEENAEAGIVQNITFLDSLVANGLYGIHIKTKKGSGMIRDVIYENIQVLGITEDGIYINQDYEDTGNYSREFQIQNLKISNVYGSVQGLLTRPIHVVCNENKCSNWSWSNINILGTGKSYCNYIPEGFKC